ATTGAAAGACATCGCCGACTGGATCATCGTCATGGCGTACGACCAGCACTGGAGCGGCGGTCCTGTCGCGGGGCCCGTCGGCGCACTGGCTTGGGTCGAGGAAGGCATCCGTGAATTTCTGTCGTACGGTATCCCGCGCAGAAAGCTGATTCTCGGCGTTCCGTTCTACACGCGGGAATGGACGCTCGACGACGCGGGCAATCCGACGGAAAACCGGACGATCTACCTCAAAGATGTGCCCGCGCTGTTGGAATCGACGGGTGCCGCGCCGGTCTGGGATTCCGCATTCGGCCAGTACCGCGTGGAATACGTCCGTGAAGGTAAAAAGCGTGTCGTCTGGTTGGAAACGCCGGACATGGTGGCCGCTCGGATCGATCTGGCGAAAAAATACGACCTCGCCGGCGTCGCCGCCTGGAGGCTTGGCTACGAACCTCGCGAGCTGTGGGAAATGTTGCTGCGCCGCAAGAAATGAGGCGGGGATGGGATTTCCCCGCCTTTCACTCAGGTTGCGGTGTCGCCGGTGCGCACGACAGTCATTTCCTCTCGAACCGACAGACGGCGGACGTTTCAGAACGTTTTGGTGTCCGTTCACCGACCGTCTTCACCCCACTGAAATGCGACGACGCGCGCCGGAGCACCGCTTGCTTCTCGAACGAGAATCGGCAGCGCCATCACCGTCCATTCACCTTCGGCCAGCTCGGGTTTGTCGAGCGAAAGCCCTTCGGCCACCCAAATACCGGCTCCCAACAAAATGCGATGGGTTTCCTCGTTTTCCGCGCCGGTACCGCCGATGCTGAAATGGTCGATACCGACGCCGCGAACCCGTTTTTCGGCTAGATACCGTGCCCCCTCGTTGGACAAGTACGGCGACTCATAGATCCATTCGCGCGTCCAAGCGCGTTTTTCTCCCCATCCCGTATACAGGAGCACCACGCATCGATCCGTCAAACGGTCGCCGTATGGTTCGAGATCGGCGCGGGTAATCGGCTCGGACGGGCGTTTATGCGCAAGAGGAACATAGATCGCTTCTCCCTGGAACCGTTCGATGGCCACGTCGTCAAGATTCACGGTAAAATCGGCCAGATGCGACGGTGCGTCCACATGCGTGCCGGTATGCAGGTTCATCGTCACCCTCTCCAGTTTCCAGCCGTCGCGCGGTCCGATCAAAATATAATCAAACTTGGGCGGGTCGAAGTCCGGCAACACCGGGCAATTGTGATAAAGCGGCTGCGACAAGTCCAGCATGCGTCGGATCGCCAAGGTCCGCGTCCCCCTTCCATTCTTAAGTTGTTCAGTACTATCTTCAGATAACATGAAATCGATCGCCGTCCGTTTTCGGGCCGGACGTCGTGAAAGCATGGTCACCAATTGACGACATCGCAAAAAAAAGCAAACGTCTCCGCCATGACGGCATCGCACAAGGATAACGGCGGGACCGGACTTTCACACTTTAAGCAAAACAGCGGCCATCCAATCGAAAACGCGTTGCCCGCCTACCTCGTGGCCGCCAGGAAAAAAATCATATGCGAGGAGATCTGCGGCGCCGAACGAAGTATAGACGGCTTCGAGAACAGCCAGCGCTTCCCGTGCATGCTCGGCCGGAAAGACGCGATCGTAAAGTCCCGTCTCGACGAACAGCGGTCGCGGCGCGATGAGACCGATCCACTCCGGCAGTTCCGCGTACCGCAGCAGCCCCGGAACGTAATTGTCCAGGCAATGGTTGCGGGCAAGGATGCTTCCTTTGAAAGTGTTGACGAATCCGCACAAGGCCGTCGCCCGGATTCTCGAATCAAGTGCCGAGGCATAGGCGGCGACGAGTCCTCCGCCGGAAAAGCCGATGCAGCCGATCCGATTTCCATCGACATCGGGCCGCTCCAGCATGTAATCGATCGATCTGCGCGCTTCAAAAACGCGAAGCCCTGCCAGGGTCTTACCATACATGAGCAGATGAACGGCAAGCGTCGCACACGACGACCGATCCGGTCCCTCCTGTACGTCCGCCTCAAGCCGCCGATCTCCGAAACCGGCCATTTCCGGCGCGACGACGAGCAGCCCGCGTCTGACCAGTTCGACGGCGAAACGGCGATGGATACCGAAATTACCGGTCCGTTCCGAGCCGTCGACGTTCAAGCCGAGCGCTTCTCGACTGCCGAAACCGTGGCCGTGCAACGCCAAAACGGCTGGAAACGGCCCGGGGCGCTCTGCAGGAACAAGCACGTAGGCCGGCAAGCGAAGTCCGTCGCCCGTGCCGAACTCGACGCGTTCCCGAATGTAGCCGTCGCAAGCGGTCCGCTCCAGGACGACCGGATCAAGCGGCTCTTCCCGCTCCGGAAAATCGCCCAGCGCCTCGGCGAGACGCTGTCTCAGTTCACCCGGCGGCAACGTCCGGGATTGCCGGCGGCGTTCGTAGCAAGCGTACAACTCGTCCAAATAAACGTCGAGCCGAACGCTCATCTCGCCTGATCCCCCTCACCCCTGGAGCGAATGGAGCGCTTGCCGCAGAGCGTTCGCATCCGTCGTCTGCGTTTCGCAGGCAGAACGCCGACAAACGAACGCCGTCGGCCGATCCGGGGACGTTCCAGACGAAAAAGGAAACTTTTCGTGAGCTTTCCATATCCTTAGCGCATGCGGCAAATACACCTCGCGCACTGCGTCGCGCAGAGCTTCCGTCTCCGGCAGGCGCGGATCGCCGGCGACCGCGATCTCGACCGGGTCAGCGCGCATAAATTCAAGCGCCGTAAGCCACATCGCATGCCCGGTCGGAAATCGTCGAATCGCGCCGGAAAACCGGTCCGGAAGCGATTCCGCGAGCTCCGACCAGTCCGTACGATCCGCCAGTCTGCCGAGACGGCCGAGCACCCAGGCCGCCGTCGCGTTGCCCGACGGCGTGGCGCCGTCGAACGTTTCCTTAAGGCGTTCCGGCAATCGTTCGGCGTCGTTTCCGGTAAAGAAAAATCCGCCGTCCCGCTCGTCTCGAAACAGCCGGATCATGTCGTCGGCAAGCTCTTTCGCCGTCACGAGCCATCGCCCGTCGCCTTCCGCCTCATACAGCTCCACGAGCCCCCAAAGGACAAACGCATAATCGTCCAAAAAGGCCGGAATCGCCGCCTCCCCGTCTCGATAGCGCGCAAGCAGCCGGCCGTCCGGCCGGCGCAGCCGATCGAGCACGAAGCGCGCCGCCGCCTCCGCAGCTTCGTAACAATCCGAGCGGTCGAACGCAAACGACGCCTTCGCCAACGCGGCGATCATGAGTCCGTTCCAGCCGGTCAAAATTTTGTCGTCCTTCAGCGGCGGCACACGCCTTCGGCGCGCCTCGAACAGCCTACGCCTGGCGTCCTCCAGTCGGGCGGTGAGCTCCGCCGGCGGCATGCCGAACCGCGCAGCCGTCGCAGCCCAATCGGTCCCGATCAAGTTTGGAATGCTCCGGCCTTCAAAATTTCCTTCCGGCGTGATGTGATAGACCTCCGAAAACAGCCGCGACTCTTCCTCTCCCAGCACGCTTCGCACTTCGTCCGGCGTCCAAAGGTAAAACTTCCCCTCTTCCCCTTCGGAATCGGCGTCTTCCGCGGAATAAAAACCGCCTCCTTCGTCCCGCATGTCGCGCAGCACGTACTCGACGACGCGCTCGGCGACCTCGCGGTGGCGCCGATGCCCGGTCGCCTGGTACGCCTCGGCATACGCGTACGCCAGCAGGGCGTTGTCGTACAGCATTTTCTCAAAATGCGGCACAAGCCACATCCGGTCAGTCGAATAACGCGCAAAGCCGAACCCGATATGGTCGAACAGGCCGCCCGCGTACATTGCGTCGAGCGTCCGTTCGACCATGCGGAGCGCTTCCGATTCTTTCGTCCGATGCCAGAAGCGCAGCAAAAAAATCAGATTGTGCGGCGTCGGAAACTTCGGCGCCCCGCCGAACCCCCCGTACTCCTCGTCGAACAGTCGGAGAAACGCCGCGAAGGCGTCTTCCGACAGATTCTCCAGTCCTGCGCTGCCGTCCAGCGACGAAAGCGCCCTCGCCTTCGTTTCCGCCAAAATCTCATCGGCGACCTCGCGCAAACGTTCTGGGTTTTGCTTCCAGGCTTCCGCAAAAGCCGGCAGCAGGTCCATCAGCCCGTACCGGCCGTGCCGGCGATGTTTCGGAAAATACGTGCCGGCAAAAAACGGTTTCCGGTCCGGCGTAAGCAGCACGGTCAGCGGCCAGCCTCCCTGCCCCGTCATCGCCTGGCAGACGGCCATGTACAGATGATCGATGTCGGGCCGCTCTTCGCGATCGACCTTGACCGGAACGTAATGTTCGTTCAGAACGGCGGCGACTTCCGGGTCTTCGAACGATTCGCGCTCCATCACGTGGCACCAGTGACACGTGCTGTAACCAATGCTCAGAAAAACAGGTTTGTTTTCCTTCGCCGCTTTTTCAAACGCTTCCTCGCCCCACGGATACCAGTCCACCGGGTTATAAGCGTGCTGAAGCAGATAGGGCGATTTCTCGCGGATCAGACGGTTCGGCGTCATCGGAGCCGACACCCCTTCGCTCGGGAATTCGGAAATTCGTCACGTTCACATCATGCCCCGTGCGAGCCGTCCGTTTTCCCGGCATTCGCCCTCGCCGACGCATGGCCATCGAGCCGCCGCCTTGCCGCCGCCGCGAACCGTTCGAGCGCTTCCGCCAGCAGCCGCCTCCTGCAAGCGACGTTGATGCGGACGAACCCTTCGCCGTCCGGCCCGAAAATCGAACCTTCGCTGAACGCCACTTTGGCCTCGCGGTACATCAGGTCGCGCATCCCCGCGGCGCCGAGCCCGAGCGCGCTGCAGTCGACCCAGAGCAGGTACGTGCCCTCCGGATCCATCGGTCGAACTTCGGACAACCGTTCCTGCAGGAATGCCATTGCGAAATCGAGATTGCCCCGAATGTACGCCAAAACCGCGTCCAGCCACGCTTCCCCTTTCGTATAGGCGGCTTTCACCGCAACCGGAGAAAAAAACGGCGTCATGTGCAACGACAGCGCGCGCAGCCGGTGCTCGAATTGCCGCCGCCTGTCCGGATCCGGGATAATCGCGAACGACGCTTGAATGCCCGGCATGTTGAACGTTTTCGTCGGTGCGATACATACCATGCATTGTTCCGCAAACGATGCCGACGCACTAGGAAACGGCACGTGCACGTGTCCGGGAAAAACGAGATCGGCGTGAATCTCGTCGGAAACGATGAACACGCCGTAACGGCCGGCCATCTCGCCAAGCCTGGCCAGCTCCTCCCGCGTCCAGACGCGGCCGCCAGGATTGTGCGGACTGCAGAGCAGCATCATCGCCGCACCGTCGCGCATCAACCGTTCGAGATGATCCCAGTCGACCTCGTATTTCCCGTTGCGGATGACGAGCGGATTGCGTACCACCTCCCGACCGTTCATCCGGACGACGCTGTAAAACGGATAATAAACCGGCGACTGCACGATGACGCGGTCGCCCGGACGGGTAAACAGTTCGACCGCCAGGCCGAGCGACGTGACGACGCCCGGGGAATCGACGAGCCACGCCGGATCGATCTTCCATCCGTGCCGGCGTTCCAACCAGCCTACGACGGCCTGCACGCAGGCTTCGTCCCGGATCGTGTAACCGTAGACGCCTTCGGCCGCGCGGCGGCAGACCGCGTCGACGACTTCCGGCGGGCACGGGAAATCCATATCGGCCACCCAGAGCGGCAGAACATTCGGATCGCCGAACAGTTTTTCGGACTGGTCCCATTTGTACGACAGCGTCCCGCGCCGGTTCACGGGCCGGTCGAAATCGAACGTCATGCGCGTTTCACCCCGACGATGCTGTGACGTGAAACCCGATTCCAGCGTAGCACAGCCGGCGCGGGCGGGCAAGCCGCTTTAAAATTCGCAAAAATCCGAACGGCTCCGGACAGGCGCCGTTGCGACGGCGAACAGGTCGAATACGTTGAAAGTGACGACGCGCAAAGAAGGATTGGCGACGGGATGAAATCGCGCAAACTGTCGTTTTGCGTCTGCTATTGCCGGCCGTGTCGAAAACGGCGCCGCCCCCGCACACGTAAATTTTGCAGGTGTGCGACGTACGGGTTCGACGGTCGGCGTCTGCGGCGGCTTCGAACCGACCGGGCGGGCAGACTTCGCGTCGTGGCGGTCGTTTTGCGGCCGAGACCACGATTTTCGGAAACACGGTTTTACGGCGTATCCGTAGGGAAATCGCGCGTTTCTCTTCCTCCCCAGCTTACCGCGGAAAAACAAGTCTATTCCTACGCCGTTTTCAACCGCGGTCCGGGAAAGTTA
The window above is part of the Candidatus Reconcilbacillus cellulovorans genome. Proteins encoded here:
- a CDS encoding dienelactone hydrolase, whose product is MSVRLDVYLDELYACYERRRQSRTLPPGELRQRLAEALGDFPEREEPLDPVVLERTACDGYIRERVEFGTGDGLRLPAYVLVPAERPGPFPAVLALHGHGFGSREALGLNVDGSERTGNFGIHRRFAVELVRRGLLVVAPEMAGFGDRRLEADVQEGPDRSSCATLAVHLLMYGKTLAGLRVFEARRSIDYMLERPDVDGNRIGCIGFSGGGLVAAYASALDSRIRATALCGFVNTFKGSILARNHCLDNYVPGLLRYAELPEWIGLIAPRPLFVETGLYDRVFPAEHAREALAVLEAVYTSFGAADLLAYDFFPGGHEVGGQRVFDWMAAVLLKV
- a CDS encoding thioredoxin domain-containing protein, translated to MTPNRLIREKSPYLLQHAYNPVDWYPWGEEAFEKAAKENKPVFLSIGYSTCHWCHVMERESFEDPEVAAVLNEHYVPVKVDREERPDIDHLYMAVCQAMTGQGGWPLTVLLTPDRKPFFAGTYFPKHRRHGRYGLMDLLPAFAEAWKQNPERLREVADEILAETKARALSSLDGSAGLENLSEDAFAAFLRLFDEEYGGFGGAPKFPTPHNLIFLLRFWHRTKESEALRMVERTLDAMYAGGLFDHIGFGFARYSTDRMWLVPHFEKMLYDNALLAYAYAEAYQATGHRRHREVAERVVEYVLRDMRDEGGGFYSAEDADSEGEEGKFYLWTPDEVRSVLGEEESRLFSEVYHITPEGNFEGRSIPNLIGTDWAATAARFGMPPAELTARLEDARRRLFEARRRRVPPLKDDKILTGWNGLMIAALAKASFAFDRSDCYEAAEAAARFVLDRLRRPDGRLLARYRDGEAAIPAFLDDYAFVLWGLVELYEAEGDGRWLVTAKELADDMIRLFRDERDGGFFFTGNDAERLPERLKETFDGATPSGNATAAWVLGRLGRLADRTDWSELAESLPDRFSGAIRRFPTGHAMWLTALEFMRADPVEIAVAGDPRLPETEALRDAVREVYLPHALRIWKAHEKFPFSSGTSPDRPTAFVCRRSACETQTTDANALRQALHSLQG
- a CDS encoding cystathionine beta-lyase, which produces MTFDFDRPVNRRGTLSYKWDQSEKLFGDPNVLPLWVADMDFPCPPEVVDAVCRRAAEGVYGYTIRDEACVQAVVGWLERRHGWKIDPAWLVDSPGVVTSLGLAVELFTRPGDRVIVQSPVYYPFYSVVRMNGREVVRNPLVIRNGKYEVDWDHLERLMRDGAAMMLLCSPHNPGGRVWTREELARLGEMAGRYGVFIVSDEIHADLVFPGHVHVPFPSASASFAEQCMVCIAPTKTFNMPGIQASFAIIPDPDRRRQFEHRLRALSLHMTPFFSPVAVKAAYTKGEAWLDAVLAYIRGNLDFAMAFLQERLSEVRPMDPEGTYLLWVDCSALGLGAAGMRDLMYREAKVAFSEGSIFGPDGEGFVRINVACRRRLLAEALERFAAAARRRLDGHASARANAGKTDGSHGA